The Syngnathus acus chromosome 3, fSynAcu1.2, whole genome shotgun sequence genome includes a window with the following:
- the slc6a2 gene encoding sodium-dependent noradrenaline transporter, whose product MNIQVVPENKLSSVAPLKQCNVEKKEVELLLVKDQNGVQYTSSSIAPAPSQSPGLPGSNTGEERELWGKKIDFLLSVIGFAVDLANVWRFPYLCYKNGGGAFLIPYILFLVIAGMPLFYMELALGQYTREGAATVWKICPIFKGVGYTVIIIALYVGFYYNVIIAWSLYYLFSSMTRELPWLKCDNPWNSPNCTDPKAINSSVLGNGTSYAKYKITPAAEYYERGVLHLHESRGIEDLGLPRWELSLCLVVVVFILYFSLWKGVKSSGKVVYITATMPYVVLFVLLIRGVTLPGSMDGIRAYLHIDFKRLNNLEVWIDAATQIFYSLGAGFGVLIAFASYNKFDNNCYRDALLTSTVNCVTSFFSGFAIFSVLGYMAYKHGVKIEDVATEGAGLVFIIYPEAISTLPGSTFWAIVFFIMLLTLGIDSSMGGMEAVITGLTDDHKILKRHRKLFTFATVFCTFLFALVCVTNGGIYVLTLLDKYAAGTSILFAVLIEAIGVSWFYGVDRFSEDIERMMGFKPGLYWRLCWKFVSPAFLLFVVIASTVTSSGLKYDDYVFPHWSNVLGWGVAMSSMLCVPIYAVYKFCSVPGTFREKIAYCITPEHEHHLVAEGNIRQFKLRHWLAI is encoded by the exons ATGAACATCCAGGTTGTGCCCGAGAACAAGCTCTCGTCGGTCGCCCCGCTCAAACAATGCaacgtggaaaaaaaggaggtCGAGCTCTTGTTGGTCAAGGACCAGAACGGCGTGCAGTACACCAGCTCGTCAATCGCTCCAGCGCCCAGTCAATCCCCGGGGCTGCCAGGGTCCAACACCGGGGAGGAGCGAGAGTTGTGGGGCAAGAAAATTGACTTTCTGCTCTCGGTCATTGGCTTCGCGGTCGACTTGGCGAATGTTTGGAGATTCCCTTACCTGTGCTACAAAAACGGAGGGG gaGCTTTTTTGATCCCCTACATTCTTTTCTTGGTCATCGCGGGGATGCCATTGTTCTACATGGAACTGGCTTTGGGCCAGTACACAAGGGAGGGGGCGGCCACCGTGTGGAAGATCTGCCCCATCTTTAAAG GCGTaggctacaccgtgatcatcATCGCCCTTTACGTGGGCTTCTACTACAACGTAATCATCGCCTGGTCACTCTACTACCTGTTCTCCTCCATGACCCGTGAGCTGCCGTGGCTCAAATGCGACAACCCTTGGAACAGCCCCAACTGCACCGACCCCAAGGCCATCAACAGCTCGGTCTTGGGCAACGGTACCTCGTATGCCAAGTATAAGATCACCCCGGCAGCAGAATACTACGA ACGCGGCGTGCTGCATCTCCACGAGAGCAGAGGCATCGAGGATCTGGGCCTCCCTCGCTGGGAGTTGTCATTGTgcctggtggtggtggttttCATCCTCTACTTCAGCCTATGGAAAGGCGTCAAGTCCTCAGGGAAG GTGGTGTACATCACGGCAACCATGCCCTATGTGGTCCTGTTTGTGCTTCTCATTCGAGGAGTAACCTTACCGGGCTCCATGGATGGCATTCGGGCCTACCTGCACATCGACTTTAAGAGGCTCAACAATCTGGAG GTGTGGATCGATGCAGCCACGCAGATATTTTACTCCCTCGGCGCAGGATTCGGGGTGCTCATTGCCTTTGCTAGCTACAACAAATTTGACAATAACTGTTACAG GGATGCTCTGTTGACCAGCACTGTCAACTGCGTCACCAGTTTCTTCTCAGGGTTTGCTATTTTCTCGGTGTTGGGCTACATGGCGTACAAACACGGGGTGAAAATAGAAGACGTGGCGACCGAGG GTGCAGGATTGGTGTTCATCATCTACCCAGAGGCCATTTCTACCCTCCCAGGCTCAACATTTTGGGCTATTGTGttcttcatcatgctgctgactCTTGGCATCGACAGTTCG ATGGGTGGCATGGAGGCCGTCATCACGGGCCTGACAGATGACCACAAGATCCTCAAAAGGCACAGGAAGCTGTTCACCTTTGCCACGGTCTTTTGCACTTTCCTGTTTGCGCTGGTTTGCGTCACTAAC GGGGGAATCTACGTGCTGACTCTTTTGGATAAGTACGCCGCCGGGACATCCATTCTCTTCGCTGTGCTGATCGAGGCCATCGGCGTGTCGTGGTTTTACG GCGTGGACCGCTTCAGCGAAGATATTGAGCGGATGATGGGCTTCAAGCCGGGACTTTACTGGAGACTGTGCTGGAAGTTTGTCAGCCCTGCTTTTCTGTTG TTTGTAGTCATAGCCAGCACGGTGACCTCATCCGGCCTCAAGTATGACGATTATGTCTTCCCCCATTGGTCCAACGTGTTGGGATGGGGCGTGGCCATGTCCTCCATGCTGTGTGTACCCATCTACGCCGTGTACAAGTTTTGCAGTGTGCCAGGAACCTTCAGAGAG AAAATAGCCTATTGCATCACTCCCGAACACGAACATCACTTGGTAGCAGAGGGAAACATACGGCAGTTTAAA CTCAGGCACTGGTTGGCCATTTGA